The Streptomyces sp. NBC_01197 genome window below encodes:
- a CDS encoding thioesterase II family protein: MVGTGTTPSPSSRWWTGQPGPAAGMTLVCLPYAGGGPQTYQGWETSLPAATSVLAVTPPGRGRRFAEPLCRDIPSLVEPLARELAAALDGPYTLFGHSLGATVAFELCREVRRIGFRPPASLVVSGRQAPDLPWTERPISGLPDADFTEALRDLGGTPQAVLRQPELMALLMPSLRGDFAIVESYRYLDEAPLEVPVLALAGTRDQRAAADRMSGWARQTSASFTLRTVAGGHFFVDTEPTYVTALLSDVL, encoded by the coding sequence GTGGTCGGCACTGGCACCACCCCCTCCCCGTCCTCCCGGTGGTGGACCGGACAGCCCGGCCCAGCCGCCGGGATGACACTGGTCTGTCTTCCGTACGCCGGTGGAGGGCCGCAGACCTATCAGGGCTGGGAGACATCGTTGCCGGCGGCTACCTCCGTGCTCGCGGTGACGCCTCCGGGCCGTGGCCGCCGGTTCGCCGAGCCCCTCTGCCGCGACATCCCGTCACTGGTGGAGCCGCTGGCACGGGAGTTGGCAGCCGCCCTGGACGGCCCGTACACACTGTTCGGGCACAGCCTGGGGGCCACGGTGGCCTTCGAGCTGTGCCGGGAGGTCCGCCGGATCGGGTTCCGCCCGCCTGCCTCCCTGGTGGTCTCCGGACGCCAGGCGCCGGACCTGCCGTGGACCGAGCGGCCGATCAGCGGTCTGCCGGACGCCGATTTCACCGAGGCCCTGCGTGACCTCGGCGGCACGCCCCAAGCTGTCTTGCGGCAGCCGGAGTTGATGGCGCTCCTGATGCCGTCACTCCGGGGGGACTTCGCGATCGTCGAGTCCTACCGCTACCTGGACGAGGCGCCTCTCGAGGTGCCGGTCCTGGCCCTGGCGGGCACCCGTGACCAGCGTGCGGCGGCGGACCGGATGTCGGGCTGGGCCCGGCAGACCAGTGCGTCGTTCACCCTGCGCACAGTGGCCGGCGGGCACTTCTTCGTGGACACCGAACCCACATACGTCACCGCCCTGTTGTCGGACGTCCTCTGA